In Gossypium raimondii isolate GPD5lz chromosome 12, ASM2569854v1, whole genome shotgun sequence, a single window of DNA contains:
- the LOC105762106 gene encoding LOW QUALITY PROTEIN: cellulose synthase A catalytic subunit 2 [UDP-forming]-like (The sequence of the model RefSeq protein was modified relative to this genomic sequence to represent the inferred CDS: substituted 1 base at 1 genomic stop codon) codes for MKEPPLITANTVLSILAVDYPVDKVACYVSDDGAAMLTFEALSETSEFARKWVPFCKKFNIERRAPEWYFTQKIDYLKDKVHPTFVRERRAMKREYEEFKVRINGLVATAQKVPEDGWTMQDGTPWPGNSVRDHPGMIQVFLGHSGVRDVEGNELPCLVYVSREKRPGFEHHKKAGAMNALIRVSAVLSNAPYLLNVDCDHYINNSKALXEAMCFLMDPISGKKVCYVQFPQRFDGIDRHDRYSNRNVVFFDINMKGLDGIQGPIYVGTGCVFRRQALYGYDAPVTKKPPGKTCNRLPKWCCCLCCCSRKNKKTKQKKTVKKSKQREASKQIHALENIEEGISDSISQKSSEASQMKLEKKFGQSPVFVASTLLENGGGPRNAIPSSLLSEAIQVISCGYEDKTEWGKEVGWIYGSVTEDILTGFKMHCHGWRSVYCMPKQPAFKGSAPINLSDRLHQVLRWALGSVEIFLSRHCPIWYGYGGGMKWLERFSYINSVVYPWTSIPLLVYCTLPAICLLTGKFIVPEISNYAGVVFMALFVSIAVTGILEMQWGGVGIDDRWRNEQFWVIGGVSSHLFALFQGLLKVLAGVSTSFTVTSKAADDGEFSELYLFKWTSLLIPPTTLLIINVVGVVVGVSDAINNGYDSWGPLFGRLFFALWVIIHLYPFLKGLLGKEDRMPTIILVWSILLASILTLMWVRINPFVSKDGPVLEICGLNCDD; via the exons ATGAAAGAACCTCCACTGATTACTGCAAACACTGTTCTGTCCATCCTTGCTGTTGATTATCCTGTTGATAAAGTTGCATGCTATGTATCAGATGATGGTGCTGCCATGCTCACATTTGAGGCTCTCTCTGAGACATCTGAATTTGCTAGGAAATGGGTTCCTTTctgtaaaaaattcaatattgagCGCCGTGCTCCAGAGTGGTATTTTACTCAGAAGATAGACTATCTAAAAGACAAAGTCCATCCAACTTTTGTTAGGGAAAGGCGAGCGATGAAG AGAGAGTATGAAGAATTTAAAGTTAGGATAAATGGATTGGTTGCCACAGCACAGAAGGTTCCAGAAGATGGTTGGACAATGCAGGATGGAACTCCTTGGCCTGGAAACAGTGTTCGTGACCATCCTGGAATGATTCAG GTTTTCCTAGGTCATAGTGGTGTTCGTGATGTGGAGGGAAATGAGCTACCTTGCCTAGTTTATGTCTCTCGTGAGAAGAGACCAGGGTTTGAACATCATAAAAAGGCTGGGGCCATGAATGCTTTG ATACGAGTCTCTGCAGTTCTCTCAAATGCTCCTTATCTTCTGAACGTTGACTGTGATCACTATATTAACAATAGCAAAGCACTTTGAGAAGCCATGTGTTTCCTGATGGATCCAATATCAGGGAAGAAAGTTTGCTATGTACAGTTTCCTCAAAGATTTGATGGAATTGATCGTCATGATAGATACTCAAATCGAAATGTTGTGTTCTTTGAT ATCAACATGAAAGGATTAGATGGCATACAAGGACCGATATATGTTGGAACAGGGTGTGTTTTCAGAAGGCAAGCACTTTATGGTTATGATGCGCCAGTTACCAAGAAGCCTCCTGGCAAGACCTGCAATCGTTTACCGAAATGGTGCTGCTGTCTCTGCTGTTGTTCTAGAAAGAACAAGAAAACGAAGCAAAAGAAGACAGTGAAGAAATCTAAGCAAAGGGAAGCTTCAAAGCAGATACACGCTCTTGAAAACATTGAAGAAGGAATTTCAG ACTCCATCTCTCAGAAGTCATCTGAGGCATCACAGATGAAACTGGAGAAGAAATTTGGTCAATCTCCTGTTTTTGTGGCTTCCACTCTTCTAGAGAATGGTGGAGGCCCTCGAAATGCAATCCCTTCATCATTACTGAGCGAAGCGATCCAAGTCATAAGTTGCGGTTATGAAGATAAAACAGAATGGGGGAAGGAA GTTGGCTGGATATATGGCTCTGTGACTGAGGATATCCTGACTGGCTTCAAGATGCATTGTCATGGTTGGCGATCTGTGTACTGTATGCCTAAACAACCTGCTTTTAAGGGTTCAGCTCCTATTAATCTCTCAGATCGTCTACACCAAGTTCTGCGATGGGCTCTTGGATCTGTTGAAATTTTCTTGAGCAGACACTGTCCCATTTGGTATGGATATGGGGGTGGGATGAAATGGTTGGAACGATTTTCCTACATAAACTCGGTCGTATATCCTTGGACCTCTATTCCCTTGCTTGTTTACTGCACCCTTCCGGCTATTTGTCTCCTTACTGGGAAATTTATTGTTCCTGAG ATTAGCAACTATGCCGGTGTTGTATTCATGGCTCTCTTCGTATCAATTGCTGTAACTGGTATCCTTGAGATGCAGTGGGGTGGTGTTGGAATCGATGACCGGTGGAGAAATGAGCAGTTCTGGGTGATTGGAGGTGTTTCATCACATCTTTTCGCCCTCTTTCAGGGATTACTAAAGGTTCTGGCTGGTGTCAGCACAAGCTTCACTGTGACCTCTAAAGCAGCTGATGATGGTGAATTTTCTGAGCTATACCTCTTCAAGTGGACATCCTTGCTAATCCCTCCCACCACCTTGTTGATCATAAACGTAGTTGGTGTCGTGGTTGGAGTCTCAGATGCAATCAATAACGGGTACGATTCCTGGGGCCCCTTGTTTGGGCGACTATTTTTTGCCCTTTGGGTTATTATCCACCTTTATCCCTTCCTCAAAGGTTTACTTGGAAAAGAAGACCGGATGCCAACCATTATTTTGGTGTGGTCAATCCTGCTGGCCTCTATTTTGACTCTTATGTGGGTCCGGATAAACCCATTCGTCTCGAAAGATGGTCCTGTGTTAGAAATTTGTGGGCTGAATTGTGATGACTAG